Within the Enterococcus hirae ATCC 9790 genome, the region AGTTACTGATCGGATAGCCTCCACTATCAAGGATTTCTGATAAACGAAAAGCTAGATAAGCACTGTCGATCACTTTTACTTTTTTAGAATCATATTTTTCATTTTTTTCAATTAAGATTTTTGTTGGTTGATGTTTTAAGCTCCATTCTAACAAACGAAAGAAAGCTTCCATACGATAATTTTCTTCAAATAATCGAAAGGTTGAATCTGAACGTCTAAAAAGTAAAGGGATTAAATAATTTCTTTTGTAAATCAACATGGGGACGCGATCAACCATACATTCCAAATAGCGATTAAGGTAACCAGTACCTACGTAATTTCCTAAACGATAACCTTCTACACCATAATGGGCATATTTTTTTGCTAATTTTGAACAGTCTGTGATATTCACAGCTAACTCTTCGATCTTTTGGTAACCGCTTAAAATACGTTCAAAAGGCTCTAAACTAATTTTTGCTTCCATAAAATTTCCCCGCCTACATCCACATTCCTATGTATCATTTTTCCAATAATACGTCTATATCAATAATAACACAGGACGAAACAGAATAAAAAATAAAACATACGAAAAAAAGATAAAATCAGTGATTCGTCATAAACTACTGTTTTTTCAGAACGAATGATCTTCTTTTAAGCGTAAAAAAATAGTCTGAGAGACGAATCGTCCCAGACTATTAGCAGGTGTAAAAACGAAAAACGGATAAATCGCAAGTCGGAAGCTATCCGATGCTTTCACAACCTTCATTCGTTTTTATCGTTTAGTCTTCCAATGCTACATTATGGAAAACATGTTGAACATCTTCCAATTCTTCCAACGCATCAATCATTTTTTCAAATGTTTCTTGGTCTTCTGGTGAAAGTGTCACTTCATTTTGAGGAATCATTTGGATCTCAGCAATTGAAAAATCAGTGATTCCTTTTTCTTTCAATGCTTCTTGGATACTGTGGAAGTCAGCAACTTCACCATAAACGATGATTTGTCCATCTTCTTCCATGACATCACGTACATCAATCTCTTTATCCATCAAATATTCAAGGATCTCATCTGCATCATCGCCAGCAAAACCAAAAATCGCTGTATTGTCGAACATGTAAGAAACAGCTCCAGAAACACCCATATTTCCGCCGTTTTTACCAAAAGCAGCACGTACATCAGCAGCTGTACGGTTCACGTTGTTTGTTAAGGTATCAACGATGACCATTGAGCCATTTGGTCCGAATCCCTCATAACGTAATTCAGAATAAGTTTCATCTCCCGCACCTTTTGCTTTTTCAATTGCACGGTCAATAATATGTTTAGGTACATTATAAGTTTTCGCGCGTTCAATGACGAAACGTAGTTTTTGGTTAGCGTGTGGGTCTGGATCACCTGATTTTGCTGCTGCATAGATTTCAATCCCGAATTTTGCATAAACTCGGCTATTATTTGCATCTTTTGCGGTTTTTTTCGCTACGATGTTTGCCCATTTACGTCCCATATTCTCACTTCGCTTTCTAATTTTGATCGTTCATTTCTGATAGTGGTTAAGCACAAAAACGTCCTGTTCCATTATACTTGTGAATCTGGATTCTGTGAAGTATTTTTTCTAAATCTAGTCATTTTTTAGGGAGGTGTTTCCTTGTATGATCGATTATAGTCGTCTCTTGGAATAGCTACTCAACAAGCTAGACAAAGAATTTTTTACAAAGCGACATATTCAAAATATTGAACTAAACTTTCATTCAGATTAGTCATTTCACTTTGTTCCCACCAACCAGGTTTATTTCGAAACATAAGGTCTTCTTCCAAAATTTTGTTCAGGTATCGCCCCACCGAGTTGATAGATTTGATCACTCCGAACCAAAAGGTGTGCCAATTCTGCTTCTTTTTTGCCGATTTTTGAGATCAAAGGTATCTCTTTCTTTTCTTTTAAAAACTGTTGTCCTGCCTTGGTGAATCCTAAAATATTCAAGTAACATTTAGCTTGTTGGTCATGGATTTCCTCATGATGGATGTTCAATAATACGTAACAAGCTAAACGTTGGATTCTCGTCCAAGTATATCTTTTCGTCTTGACTAAAGTGACAAATTCCTCGAAAGAAGTGGCTTTCTTCGCAGCCGATTGCATTCTCACTTCAAGTCCTTCCGTCATCTGATAGATAGTTTTCAAATTGGCTAGCTCCGTAGAAAGCAAACGATAACGTAACAAGGGCCAGTAATTCGCCCATGTTTGTTGCGAACCTGCTTCGATCATCGCTGCGGTGGCAGCAGGTATAAAATTCGTTACGGAGCGTTGTTCACTGAGCGCTTTGCGAATAGCGGTCGCACTTGCGATGGAGGAACTGCTCCATTCTTCATCGTGATAACCAGCACTTTTTCTGGTAATCGGTACTAATTTCATTGGCTGGGCATACTGGGCATTTTCTTTCGCATAGCTTAACCCTAAAATGTGATTAGGAGAAGAAAAATCGAGAGCGATTTCTGGATAAAGTGTGTTGAACACTGCTGTCATCTTCTGCGGATAGCTCATTCCTTGATCAGATAAACGTTGAAATTCACGGTCAATCCTTAATTGGTTTTGCTGTACAAATTTCCCAAAAGCTTCGTAATTAAATGTCGACTCTTCTTCTGTACCAAAACAAAGATGTGTACAGCCGAGCATCTGTAATAATCGGACAGCGCCTTTGGCAAAGTAATCTGCTGATTGCACAGACCATTCTATCGGTAGTTCAATGACCAAATCCACTCCGTTTTGGAGGGCAGCAGTTGCTCTGGACCATTTGTCGATAATTGCAGGCTCACCACGCTGTAAAAAATTTCCACTCATCACTGCTATCACGATATCTGCGCCCGTTTGTTCACGAGCCATTTCCGCATGGTAGCGATGCCCATTATGGAAAGGATTATATTCAACAATAATGCCACAAATTTTCATCGCATTTCCTCCGTTTCTTAATAGGAATAAAACAAACAGTTCATTCTTTCGGTCAATCCTAAAATGATCAATTTGGTTTTTAACTGTAAAAAAATAAGCAGGAGAAATCGAAAAATCGTTTCTCCTGCTTTTCAAATGACGCTTCAGCTTATTTTTAATCAAGATATTTCTAAAGTGTTTTTTCGTTTTTTAGCAGAAAAACGTCACTATTTGGCGCAGACTTTGTTGATGATTTACTCGTCTTTGCCATTATTCGTTACTTTTATACTATTATAATACTATCTGAAACAACGCGATTCACGGCAGTTTTTTTTTGCGATTACACCTCGCGATAAGGTAATGTTTCGTATTCAACAAAAGACTTTTTTCGTGTCCTATTCCTTATATGCCACAAAAAAGAGACGTTTTGTATCTTCCTTTGGTTGTTCGTCGGTGAAATCACCAAATGCTTCTACCTTAGAAAAACCACTATTTTCTAACATTCTTAAATAATTATCCAAAGAATAAGTTTGCTCTTGATGCAGTTCGTCTTCTCGAATAAACTTACCTGCTTCTTCGGGATCTTCCACGAAGAAAGTCAAGAAATGTTCAATACTATGCTTTTCCTTACCTGGGTAGCTATCCCATAAAAAGGCAAACTGATCATTTTGATAATGGTAACTGTATTCAGGAAAAACCGTGTCGATTTGATAGATAGAATGAACATCGAATATAAAACGTCCATTTTCTTCCAACGCTTGATACACTTCGTCAAATACTTGCTGCACTTCTTGTTCATTCTTCATATAGCACAAAGAATCTGAGAAACAAGTGATTGCTTGGTATTGACCAATTTCTGACAGATCAAGCATGTTTCCTTCAACAAATTGGATTGGTGTTTCCTCTTCAAACGCACGTTGGCTAGCAATCATCAACATCTCT harbors:
- a CDS encoding YebC/PmpR family DNA-binding transcriptional regulator; this encodes MGRKWANIVAKKTAKDANNSRVYAKFGIEIYAAAKSGDPDPHANQKLRFVIERAKTYNVPKHIIDRAIEKAKGAGDETYSELRYEGFGPNGSMVIVDTLTNNVNRTAADVRAAFGKNGGNMGVSGAVSYMFDNTAIFGFAGDDADEILEYLMDKEIDVRDVMEEDGQIIVYGEVADFHSIQEALKEKGITDFSIAEIQMIPQNEVTLSPEDQETFEKMIDALEELEDVQHVFHNVALED
- a CDS encoding nucleotidyltransferase, coding for MKICGIIVEYNPFHNGHRYHAEMAREQTGADIVIAVMSGNFLQRGEPAIIDKWSRATAALQNGVDLVIELPIEWSVQSADYFAKGAVRLLQMLGCTHLCFGTEEESTFNYEAFGKFVQQNQLRIDREFQRLSDQGMSYPQKMTAVFNTLYPEIALDFSSPNHILGLSYAKENAQYAQPMKLVPITRKSAGYHDEEWSSSSIASATAIRKALSEQRSVTNFIPAATAAMIEAGSQQTWANYWPLLRYRLLSTELANLKTIYQMTEGLEVRMQSAAKKATSFEEFVTLVKTKRYTWTRIQRLACYVLLNIHHEEIHDQQAKCYLNILGFTKAGQQFLKEKKEIPLISKIGKKEAELAHLLVRSDQIYQLGGAIPEQNFGRRPYVSK
- a CDS encoding class I SAM-dependent DNA methyltransferase; its protein translation is MAYETFAFVYDEVMDETLYQQWLDFSKRHLPSETCNILELACGTGALAVAFAKAGYHVTGLDLSEEMLMIASQRAFEEETPIQFVEGNMLDLSEIGQYQAITCFSDSLCYMKNEQEVQQVFDEVYQALEENGRFIFDVHSIYQIDTVFPEYSYHYQNDQFAFLWDSYPGKEKHSIEHFLTFFVEDPEEAGKFIREDELHQEQTYSLDNYLRMLENSGFSKVEAFGDFTDEQPKEDTKRLFFVAYKE